A region from the Candidatus Kryptoniota bacterium genome encodes:
- a CDS encoding GLUG motif-containing protein, producing MKERTYTLIAPALLFIITVGSLFLSTAHAQTETAPSGSGTSASPHIIANLNNLAWLQDVHNDSAWGDYYLQTADIDASSDTSWNSGAGFTPIGGSGNSFAGTYDGGGHTISGLFISLSNSPWSVGMFASLYGGATVKNLGLVNVNITGATAVGGLAGIVNFSTVQNCYVSGTVHGSGTQLGGLVGEASGTTNPSTIYAVITNSHSSAAVTGDSDDVGGLIGSLGTLATVTGSYSTGNVESTNPANQYTGGLIGYASLVTSIRTSYSTGNVTGKNYVGGLVGIDNGVNTTSSVIDSSYATGTVSGATYVGGFIGESIETGITNSHSSGRVLATGNYSGGFVGDNISASTVSDCYCTGSDSGASDAGGFLGAGGSFASVTASYSTGKCQGGSNVGGFAGYIYNHGISNCYSMDTVIATGSGVGGFVGEDQGAGVDKCYSTGSVTGGSLVGGLIGDNIGGSTNSLWDTQTSGQSSSSYGDIAATTSQMQTQSTYTTYSWDFTSTWAIDPGINGGFPGFAWQSQYAPAAPSAATGAGTGITWSSVTLNGNVSPHKDTTTVKFVYGTSSGVYPDTVAATQSPIYGYGPISVSKAISSLTASTTYYYRVIASNLLGPAVGSELSFTTTAAPSAPTAMTDSVSSIASTTAISYGTVNPNGDTTTVRFLYGTVSGTYHDSVVATQSPLTGYSSTHVTANLSGLTPGQTYYLRVSASSILSYERGSEISFTTVASTETAPSGSGTSSDPHIIAGLDNLKWLQDASNDTAWGDYYKQTANINASPTSTWNSGTGLSPIGNSSTPFSGSYDGQGHTIDSLHISRTGSNYQGLFGTLGSSAVVESLGVTNASVSGNDFVGALAGWVESGASVTSCYTSGSVYAGHGDCGGLIGESDGTVATSFSNCNITGGSVYSMGGFIGYTDGGSITNCYSTGRVNVSCAGAGGLVGNHTSAAIDDCYSVSKVSAPNTYGGLIGGNYGGSVTGSFYNTDSTGSSAAGTGETSADMKTESTYTGASWDFISTWAINGSINSGYPYLPAVDHSLPVQATNFVATADVGSVTLSWKTQSELANAGFNILREDPGTSTFKLISSYTSNDSLKGLGTSSAGRIYNFTDSKVISGDTYRYKIQSVSTGGTTKDLSTLSVTVDVPKTYALYQNYPNPFNPSTTIRFDLKQASNVTLEIYNTLGQRVEKWSNGVMGAGRYNEVVNMSRYASGIYFYRITAIGINGERFIETKKMLELK from the coding sequence ATGAAAGAGAGGACGTACACATTGATAGCACCCGCGTTGCTATTCATAATCACCGTGGGGAGCCTGTTTCTCTCGACGGCACATGCACAGACAGAAACGGCGCCATCAGGGAGCGGGACTTCCGCGAGTCCGCACATTATCGCGAATCTTAACAACCTCGCCTGGTTACAGGATGTGCACAACGATTCCGCGTGGGGGGATTACTATTTGCAGACCGCAGACATAGACGCATCTTCCGACACGAGCTGGAATTCGGGGGCCGGTTTCACACCGATAGGTGGATCCGGTAATAGTTTTGCCGGCACATACGACGGAGGCGGCCACACAATTTCCGGTCTCTTTATTTCCTTGAGCAACTCCCCGTGGAGTGTCGGAATGTTTGCATCTCTGTATGGCGGCGCCACAGTGAAAAACCTCGGGCTTGTAAACGTTAACATAACCGGCGCGACTGCGGTTGGCGGACTCGCCGGAATTGTCAACTTTTCAACCGTGCAAAACTGTTACGTGTCAGGCACAGTTCACGGCTCCGGTACACAGCTCGGCGGCCTCGTCGGTGAAGCGAGCGGCACGACAAACCCATCAACTATTTACGCAGTCATAACCAACAGTCATAGTTCCGCTGCTGTCACCGGTGACTCGGACGATGTCGGTGGACTTATAGGTTCGCTCGGAACTCTCGCCACTGTTACCGGCAGTTACAGCACAGGCAACGTTGAAAGCACGAACCCGGCAAACCAATATACCGGTGGACTCATTGGCTACGCGAGCCTTGTCACCAGCATTCGAACATCGTACAGTACGGGAAATGTCACGGGCAAGAATTACGTCGGGGGATTAGTTGGGATTGATAATGGGGTCAACACCACTTCTTCTGTCATCGATAGTAGTTACGCCACGGGAACAGTGAGCGGGGCGACTTACGTCGGTGGATTTATTGGTGAAAGTATTGAAACAGGGATCACGAACAGCCACAGTTCAGGAAGAGTACTGGCGACCGGGAATTATTCAGGCGGATTTGTAGGCGACAATATAAGCGCTTCGACTGTGAGTGATTGCTACTGCACCGGCAGCGATAGCGGAGCAAGTGATGCCGGCGGGTTCCTTGGCGCAGGCGGATCATTCGCCAGCGTCACCGCGAGCTACAGCACAGGGAAATGCCAGGGCGGATCCAATGTCGGCGGCTTTGCAGGCTATATCTACAACCATGGAATCAGTAACTGCTACAGCATGGACACTGTAATAGCCACCGGGAGCGGTGTTGGCGGTTTCGTCGGAGAAGATCAGGGCGCCGGCGTGGATAAATGCTACAGCACGGGGAGTGTCACCGGCGGCTCATTGGTCGGCGGACTCATTGGGGATAACATCGGAGGTTCAACTAACTCCTTGTGGGACACGCAGACTTCAGGACAGTCAAGCAGCAGCTATGGCGACATCGCAGCGACGACCTCACAAATGCAGACACAATCGACTTACACAACTTACAGCTGGGACTTCACATCCACTTGGGCAATCGATCCGGGCATCAACGGCGGCTTTCCGGGATTCGCTTGGCAATCTCAATACGCTCCCGCTGCACCGAGCGCAGCAACCGGCGCAGGCACGGGTATCACCTGGTCGTCTGTCACCCTAAACGGAAATGTCAGCCCGCATAAAGACACTACCACCGTGAAGTTTGTCTACGGGACTTCCTCCGGGGTGTACCCCGATACGGTAGCGGCCACTCAGAGTCCAATCTACGGGTACGGACCGATCTCAGTTTCAAAGGCTATCTCGAGTCTCACTGCGAGCACGACATACTACTACCGCGTGATCGCGTCTAACTTATTGGGTCCGGCGGTGGGAAGCGAACTGAGCTTCACGACAACGGCGGCACCTTCTGCTCCAACTGCGATGACCGATTCTGTGTCGTCCATAGCGTCAACGACTGCGATATCCTACGGCACCGTAAATCCAAACGGAGATACAACCACAGTGAGATTTCTGTACGGAACTGTCTCAGGAACCTACCACGACAGCGTCGTTGCCACTCAGAGTCCTCTTACAGGATACAGTTCCACTCATGTCACGGCGAATTTATCAGGATTGACGCCAGGGCAAACATACTACCTGCGTGTCTCGGCATCGAGTATTCTCAGCTACGAGCGTGGAAGCGAAATCAGCTTCACAACAGTCGCCTCCACAGAAACGGCGCCTTCGGGTAGTGGGACCTCAAGTGATCCACATATCATCGCAGGTCTAGACAACCTGAAGTGGTTACAGGATGCGAGCAACGATACAGCGTGGGGTGACTACTACAAACAAACCGCGAATATCAACGCGTCTCCAACGTCAACATGGAATTCAGGGACAGGACTCTCGCCGATAGGAAATTCCTCAACACCTTTTTCGGGTTCCTATGACGGTCAGGGTCACACCATTGACAGCTTACACATCTCACGGACCGGCAGTAATTATCAGGGATTATTCGGAACTCTTGGCTCGTCCGCTGTTGTCGAGAGCTTGGGAGTGACAAACGCCAGCGTGTCAGGAAATGATTTTGTCGGAGCGTTGGCAGGATGGGTTGAGTCGGGCGCCAGTGTTACCAGTTGTTATACCAGCGGCTCTGTCTACGCGGGGCACGGCGATTGCGGCGGACTTATCGGAGAAAGTGACGGCACCGTAGCGACAAGCTTCAGCAATTGTAATATAACTGGCGGTTCCGTCTACAGCATGGGCGGGTTTATCGGATATACGGATGGAGGTTCGATCACAAATTGCTACAGTACTGGCAGAGTAAATGTCTCATGTGCTGGTGCAGGCGGCTTGGTTGGGAACCACACTAGTGCTGCCATCGACGATTGCTACAGCGTAAGCAAGGTCAGTGCGCCTAACACTTACGGTGGTTTGATCGGAGGTAACTATGGGGGAAGCGTAACCGGCTCATTCTATAACACCGACAGCACCGGCAGCAGTGCCGCTGGTACCGGAGAGACATCTGCTGATATGAAAACAGAATCGACATACACCGGTGCCTCGTGGGATTTTATATCGACATGGGCCATAAACGGCTCGATCAACAGCGGCTACCCGTATCTTCCCGCGGTTGACCATTCTCTTCCCGTTCAGGCTACAAACTTTGTTGCAACTGCAGATGTAGGATCGGTTACACTATCATGGAAGACGCAATCTGAATTGGCGAATGCCGGCTTCAACATCCTCCGCGAAGATCCCGGTACCTCCACATTCAAACTCATTTCAAGTTATACGAGCAATGATAGCTTGAAGGGCCTCGGCACAAGCTCAGCAGGAAGGATCTACAATTTCACCGATTCGAAAGTAATTTCGGGTGACACTTACAGATACAAGATACAAAGCGTATCCACAGGAGGAACGACGAAAGATTTATCTACACTTTCTGTAACTGTAGATGTTCCGAAGACCTATGCTCTCTACCAGAACTATCCGAACCCATTCAACCCGAGTACGACAATACGGTTTGATCTGAAACAAGCTTCTAATGTGACGTTAGAGATATACAACACATTAGGACAAAGGGTGGAGAAATGGAGTAATGGAGTAATGGGGGCAGGCAGATACAACGAAGTGGTGAACATGTCACGATACGCGAGTGGAATCTACTTCTACAGGATCACCGCCATCGGGATTAATGGAGAGAGATTCATCGAGACAAAGAAAATGCTCGAGTTGAAATGA
- a CDS encoding ABC transporter permease, with amino-acid sequence MNKLRLSDRDWIKPSLGVLLIFVMCVIFSPLGSDGSLIFLKVENLTNILRQVSENGIISVGMTFVIIGGGIDLSVGSVLALSATITAFGLMDWQLGFVPTVVVALAVSSAAGLINGILTSWGRIQSFIVTLAMMTAARGFALFIANNNSRNIGFGQHAAPEIFQVFTQSYFGIPFPVFIFLAIGVLFLVMLKKTRFGRHVFAVGSNQEAAVLAGLKVNWVRTTTFIIAALLSGLAGIIHTGQLLQGNPNDGVGFELDAIAAVVIGGTSLMGGKGSVEGTLAGVLIIGLLSNILGLHGIQKDFQLMLKGGIILAAVFVQEAGYKTNFQKLLSLLRRNSDSSSV; translated from the coding sequence ATGAATAAATTGAGACTCTCTGATCGCGATTGGATAAAGCCCTCGCTCGGTGTCTTGTTGATATTTGTGATGTGCGTAATCTTCTCTCCGCTCGGGAGCGATGGATCGTTGATTTTCCTCAAGGTGGAAAATCTGACCAACATCCTGAGACAGGTATCGGAGAATGGGATAATCTCAGTCGGGATGACATTTGTCATCATCGGTGGAGGAATTGACCTTTCTGTCGGATCGGTCCTGGCACTTAGTGCGACCATCACAGCTTTCGGGTTGATGGATTGGCAGCTAGGATTTGTGCCGACAGTCGTTGTCGCACTTGCGGTAAGCAGTGCGGCAGGCCTGATAAATGGTATCTTAACCTCCTGGGGGAGGATTCAATCCTTTATTGTCACGCTCGCCATGATGACAGCGGCGAGAGGCTTCGCCCTCTTTATTGCGAACAACAACTCACGGAATATCGGATTCGGACAACACGCCGCGCCGGAAATTTTTCAGGTCTTTACACAAAGCTACTTCGGTATTCCGTTCCCTGTATTCATCTTCCTGGCAATCGGCGTACTGTTTCTGGTCATGCTAAAAAAGACTAGATTCGGACGGCACGTCTTCGCCGTCGGGAGCAATCAGGAGGCGGCAGTTCTTGCCGGCCTAAAAGTGAATTGGGTTAGAACAACTACGTTCATAATCGCGGCACTACTGTCGGGCCTCGCCGGAATCATCCACACCGGACAACTACTTCAGGGAAATCCCAACGATGGGGTCGGGTTCGAGCTGGATGCGATCGCTGCGGTTGTGATAGGCGGAACGAGTCTCATGGGCGGAAAGGGAAGCGTTGAGGGAACACTTGCGGGCGTACTGATAATCGGACTTCTCAGCAATATCCTGGGCCTTCACGGAATCCAAAAGGACTTTCAACTCATGCTCAAAGGAGGAATTATTCTTGCAGCTGTGTTCGTTCAAGAAGCGGGATATAAGACCAATTTTCAAAAATTACTCAGCCTCCTCAGAAGGAATTCAGATAGTTCATCCGTGTAG
- a CDS encoding GLUG motif-containing protein has protein sequence MNRKIYTLVAAPLFFLFSAADAFSQTATPPSGSGTLGDPYLIATLDNLYWITQNSGSWGLYFKQTADIDASSSSGWDSGNGFSPIGGTGLDFTGTYDGNGHTITGLFISRSGTNYVGLFGDCSAATVKNIGLLNVNVTGYSYVGGLMGSNYHGSSVNNSYCTGSVTGAAGYLGGLVGQNDSATISSSYSTAVVSTTTGYGNYIGGFVGENYSSSTVSTSYCTGSVSCAHADYVGGFVGYNYSGSTVSNCYSTGNVSSYNEVGGFVGFNYSNSKIENCYSTGSVSSDYGADDNYIGGFVSYNLSGSSVDSCFWDTQTSGFLSSAGGTGETTAEMKTVSTFTDALWDFTIVWGISSGINNGYPYLIGVTDHPLPVQATNFLATAKLGAATLSWKTQSEVDNAGFNILRKDLPQAGQAGTTSFNLIASYASNSSLKGMGTSATGRAYNFTDENVTSGATYQYKIQSVSTNGMTKDLSTLSVTVDVPKAYALYQNYPNPFNPSTTIRFDLKEESTVTLDIYNVLGQRMLEENYGTMKAGRYNENINMERFASGVYLYRISAIGNDGQRFESIKKFMLMK, from the coding sequence ATGAATCGGAAGATATACACATTGGTTGCAGCCCCATTGTTTTTTCTGTTTAGCGCTGCAGATGCGTTTTCACAAACGGCAACACCACCATCAGGGAGCGGCACACTCGGCGACCCGTACCTCATAGCCACCCTTGATAATCTTTATTGGATAACACAGAATTCGGGCTCTTGGGGTTTATACTTTAAACAGACTGCAGACATAGACGCTTCTTCAAGCTCCGGATGGGACTCGGGAAATGGGTTCTCACCAATAGGGGGTACTGGATTGGACTTTACCGGCACGTATGACGGAAACGGACATACCATAACCGGTTTGTTCATTTCCCGCAGTGGCACCAATTACGTAGGGCTGTTTGGGGATTGTTCTGCCGCTACGGTAAAGAACATCGGACTGCTCAACGTGAATGTTACTGGGTACAGTTACGTCGGAGGACTTATGGGCTCTAATTATCATGGCTCATCAGTAAACAACAGCTATTGCACCGGAAGTGTGACTGGGGCCGCGGGGTATCTAGGCGGACTCGTTGGTCAGAATGACAGCGCCACCATAAGCAGCAGCTACAGTACCGCCGTCGTCAGCACAACCACAGGTTATGGAAATTATATCGGCGGATTTGTAGGCGAAAATTATTCCAGTTCCACGGTAAGTACAAGCTACTGCACCGGAAGCGTCAGTTGTGCCCACGCAGATTACGTCGGCGGATTTGTCGGCTACAATTATTCCGGTTCAACGGTAAGCAACTGCTATTCCACCGGAAACGTAAGCAGCTATAATGAGGTAGGAGGATTTGTAGGATTTAATTATTCTAATTCGAAAATCGAGAACTGCTACAGCACCGGGAGTGTTAGCAGTGACTATGGCGCTGACGACAATTATATCGGCGGTTTTGTGAGCTACAATCTTAGTGGTTCCTCAGTAGACAGTTGTTTCTGGGATACACAGACTTCAGGTTTCTTAAGCAGCGCGGGCGGTACGGGAGAAACCACGGCTGAAATGAAGACAGTGTCGACATTCACTGATGCTCTCTGGGATTTCACAATCGTTTGGGGGATAAGCAGTGGAATCAACAACGGGTATCCTTACTTGATAGGCGTGACAGATCATCCGCTTCCCGTTCAGGCGACAAACTTCCTTGCGACAGCCAAACTCGGTGCGGCTACACTTTCATGGAAGACCCAATCCGAAGTTGACAACGCCGGGTTCAATATACTCCGCAAAGACCTCCCGCAAGCGGGACAGGCCGGCACGACTTCGTTCAACTTGATCGCAAGCTACGCAAGCAACAGCAGTCTGAAAGGGATGGGCACGAGTGCCACTGGCAGAGCTTACAACTTCACAGACGAGAACGTAACTTCGGGAGCAACGTACCAATACAAGATCCAAAGCGTCTCGACAAACGGAATGACAAAGGACTTATCAACACTTTCAGTTACCGTCGATGTTCCGAAAGCGTATGCGCTCTACCAGAATTATCCCAATCCTTTCAATCCAAGTACGACAATACGGTTCGACCTGAAGGAGGAATCGACAGTTACTCTAGATATCTACAATGTTCTCGGACAGAGAATGCTTGAAGAGAATTACGGAACGATGAAGGCTGGAAGATACAACGAGAATATAAACATGGAAAGGTTTGCGAGCGGTGTGTATTTGTACCGGATTAGTGCGATAGGAAACGACGGACAGAGATTCGAGTCGATCAAGAAGTTTATGTTAATGAAATAG
- a CDS encoding aldo/keto reductase, whose amino-acid sequence MQKVLLNNGVEMPILGFGVFQVTDSIACETSVLEAVRAGYRLIDTAAAYMNEEAVGRAIQRSDVPREELFITTKLWIQDAGYDSTKKAFDKSLKRLQLNYLDLYLIHQPFGDVYGSWRAMEELYQEGRIKAIGVSNFQPDRIMDLMVHNKVVPAVNQIETHPFNQQTETQRFLQENGVQIESWGPFAEGKNNIFQNELLLTIAAKYKKTIAQVILRWLTQRGVVVIPKSVRKERIIENFDIFHFELSTEDMEAISGLDKKVSSFFDHRDPQTVKWLCSRRLDI is encoded by the coding sequence ACGAGTGTACTTGAAGCAGTTCGTGCAGGCTATCGTCTAATTGATACTGCAGCTGCCTACATGAATGAAGAAGCTGTTGGTAGAGCAATCCAGAGAAGTGATGTGCCAAGGGAAGAGTTGTTTATCACGACAAAGCTTTGGATTCAGGATGCGGGGTATGATAGCACAAAGAAAGCTTTCGACAAATCGTTGAAGAGGTTGCAACTAAATTATCTGGATCTCTATCTCATTCACCAGCCCTTCGGGGACGTTTATGGTTCTTGGCGAGCGATGGAAGAACTTTACCAGGAAGGGAGGATCAAAGCAATTGGCGTGAGCAACTTCCAACCGGACCGAATAATGGACTTGATGGTTCACAACAAAGTCGTTCCCGCTGTAAACCAGATCGAAACCCACCCGTTCAACCAACAAACTGAAACTCAGAGATTCTTACAGGAAAATGGCGTTCAAATTGAATCTTGGGGACCGTTTGCCGAAGGTAAAAACAACATTTTCCAAAATGAATTACTACTTACTATCGCTGCAAAATACAAGAAGACAATTGCCCAGGTAATTCTGCGATGGTTGACACAGAGAGGAGTAGTTGTCATTCCAAAGTCGGTTCGGAAGGAGAGAATTATCGAAAACTTCGACATTTTTCATTTTGAGCTGAGCACCGAAGATATGGAAGCCATATCAGGATTAGATAAGAAGGTCAGCAGCTTCTTCGACCATCGTGACCCGCAAACTGTAAAGTGGTTATGCAGCAGACGACTTGATATCTGA
- a CDS encoding GH116 family glycosyl hydrolase yields MNRRQFVKLSAVATAALPIINKVGERENEPSAGMHRVDNEERKRPDAPYEGSHLNRLSFPMGGIGAGTICLDGTGSLSHFSLKNHPDIFNEPGIFAAISVKEPEKIARVLEGQSPCWKIFGQPGSASGGAKPGLGLPRFAGTAFKAQFPFGKVTLSDDEVPLAVEITGWSPFEPGDADNASLPVAALEYQFVNHGSHAVKAVFSFNAQNFMANDHASNGVLSSQGGFILHGGAPPDRPWDDSKFAIHVDDPNVKINHLWFRGGWWDWLGMVWRDVEEGNCYEHPPVSEGLASPGASAFVPFELQPGETKIIVVRLAWYAGETSLRVGKDLPGNDREAKTAYRPWYAGHFSNIEELAEYWRAKYVVLRASTKRFTECFYSSTLPSEVIEAVGANLAILKSPTILRQDDGRLWGWEGCGDDSGQGALCTHVWNYAQAIPHLFPALERTLRDTELGPSQNDSGEQTFRSGLPIRPIVHEEYDAADGQLGGIMKVYREWRISGDKEWLKKVWPKVRIGLDYCIKTWDPRHTGCLEEPQHNTYDIEFWGRNGMCTSIYLGALEAAVLIGKALGDNIETYASLLQKGTAQANDTLFDGEYFIQKTEWRNLRAKLPEKPMVWNEENYSSEASELIAKEGPNYQYGSGCLSDGVIGSWFAQVCGIGQILDSAKVKSHLKSVHRNNFKRDLSAHANVDRPTYAVGSEGGLLLCSWPKGGRPSLPFVYSDEVWTGIEYEVASHLMMMGLVAEGLEIVQACRARYDGRVRNPFDEYEWGHWYARAMASYALLQGMSGARYDAVEKVIYLKPSIPGDFRCFLSTAFGYGVVGVKDGKPFWESAHGSTEVSEIRYTPQGAP; encoded by the coding sequence ATGAATCGACGTCAATTTGTAAAACTATCCGCGGTCGCAACAGCCGCGCTGCCCATCATCAACAAGGTTGGCGAAAGAGAAAACGAGCCTTCAGCTGGCATGCATCGAGTTGACAACGAAGAGCGCAAGCGTCCCGATGCGCCGTATGAAGGATCACACTTAAACCGGCTGTCTTTCCCGATGGGAGGGATCGGGGCAGGAACAATCTGTCTTGATGGCACAGGATCGCTTTCCCATTTTTCTCTCAAGAACCACCCGGATATTTTCAATGAGCCCGGAATATTTGCAGCAATATCGGTTAAAGAACCTGAGAAGATTGCGCGGGTTCTGGAGGGACAATCCCCATGCTGGAAGATCTTCGGACAGCCTGGGAGTGCGAGCGGTGGGGCGAAACCCGGTTTGGGTCTACCCAGGTTTGCGGGAACAGCGTTCAAGGCGCAGTTTCCATTTGGAAAGGTAACCTTGTCCGACGATGAGGTACCTCTTGCAGTCGAGATTACAGGCTGGAGTCCGTTTGAACCAGGCGACGCGGACAATGCCAGTCTCCCCGTCGCGGCATTGGAATACCAGTTCGTTAATCATGGCTCGCACGCCGTCAAGGCGGTCTTTTCGTTTAACGCACAGAATTTCATGGCGAACGATCATGCGTCCAACGGGGTCCTCTCTTCACAGGGTGGATTCATTCTGCACGGAGGGGCGCCGCCTGACAGGCCCTGGGACGATTCAAAGTTTGCCATTCATGTTGACGATCCGAATGTGAAGATAAACCATTTATGGTTCCGCGGCGGTTGGTGGGACTGGCTGGGAATGGTTTGGCGAGACGTGGAGGAAGGCAACTGCTATGAACATCCTCCGGTCAGTGAAGGTCTGGCATCACCCGGTGCTTCGGCATTTGTGCCTTTCGAGCTTCAGCCGGGCGAAACAAAGATCATAGTGGTGCGCCTGGCTTGGTATGCTGGAGAAACAAGCCTGCGGGTTGGGAAAGATCTTCCCGGCAACGACAGAGAGGCCAAGACAGCCTATCGCCCATGGTACGCCGGACATTTCAGTAACATTGAGGAGCTGGCCGAGTACTGGCGGGCAAAGTACGTCGTTCTTAGAGCGAGTACGAAGCGGTTCACTGAATGCTTCTACAGCTCGACGCTGCCATCTGAAGTAATTGAAGCTGTCGGAGCAAATCTTGCCATACTCAAATCACCGACGATCCTCAGGCAGGATGACGGGCGATTGTGGGGATGGGAAGGCTGCGGCGACGACTCTGGTCAGGGAGCTCTGTGCACTCACGTATGGAATTACGCTCAGGCAATCCCACACTTGTTCCCTGCACTCGAACGCACTCTCAGAGATACCGAGCTCGGTCCTTCGCAGAACGATAGCGGTGAGCAGACTTTTCGAAGCGGGCTTCCGATAAGGCCGATTGTGCACGAGGAGTACGACGCTGCCGACGGACAATTGGGAGGCATCATGAAGGTCTACCGCGAATGGAGAATCAGCGGAGACAAGGAATGGTTAAAAAAGGTTTGGCCCAAAGTCAGGATTGGCCTCGATTACTGCATCAAGACATGGGACCCGAGACATACGGGTTGTTTGGAAGAGCCCCAGCATAACACATACGACATCGAATTTTGGGGAAGGAATGGGATGTGTACCAGCATCTATCTTGGAGCCCTGGAGGCCGCGGTGCTGATCGGGAAGGCCTTAGGCGACAACATAGAAACGTACGCTTCCCTGCTGCAGAAGGGTACCGCCCAGGCAAACGATACACTTTTTGACGGTGAGTACTTCATCCAGAAAACCGAGTGGCGGAACTTGCGAGCGAAGCTCCCTGAAAAACCAATGGTCTGGAATGAAGAGAATTATTCTTCGGAGGCATCGGAACTGATCGCAAAGGAAGGCCCCAATTACCAGTACGGCAGCGGCTGTTTGTCAGATGGCGTAATAGGATCATGGTTCGCACAGGTCTGTGGAATAGGGCAGATACTGGATTCGGCTAAGGTGAAGAGTCATCTGAAGTCTGTCCATCGTAATAATTTCAAGCGCGATCTTTCTGCTCACGCTAATGTGGACCGCCCTACTTACGCGGTTGGATCGGAGGGAGGACTGCTGCTTTGCAGCTGGCCAAAAGGCGGTCGGCCATCTCTCCCTTTTGTGTATTCCGACGAGGTATGGACAGGAATTGAATATGAGGTGGCCTCGCACTTGATGATGATGGGTTTAGTTGCCGAAGGCTTGGAAATCGTCCAAGCATGCCGCGCACGTTATGATGGACGAGTACGTAATCCGTTCGACGAATACGAGTGGGGACACTGGTACGCGCGTGCGATGGCATCTTATGCCCTTCTGCAGGGGATGAGCGGAGCGAGGTATGACGCTGTTGAAAAGGTAATTTATTTGAAGCCATCTATCCCGGGGGACTTCCGATGCTTTCTATCTACAGCGTTTGGTTATGGCGTGGTCGGTGTGAAAGATGGGAAGCCGTTTTGGGAATCTGCTCACGGGAGCACTGAAGTCTCTGAGATTCGTTACACTCCACAGGGTGCCCCTTGA
- a CDS encoding helix-turn-helix transcriptional regulator — protein sequence MSHFKTISELDQAEGFPPPEHPLFSLNLLEGPSAFRKNAEFTCDCYIICFKKVKAGELWYGKTKYDHDRGLMFFTGPRQIITARGLELAEKGFAIHLHEDFLMGHPLFMEIKKYNFFDYEIHEALHLSPREKEIMWSLFHKMGTEYHDNPDEFSKSIILSHLDSMLKYAQRFYKRQFVDRKPILGKAITKVNESLDAYFGKGEAGEKGLPSVNYIASQLHLSPKYLSDLLKEETGKTALELIHLYVISEAKNMLIAGDQSISEIAYHLGFQNPPYFSRLFKKEVGMSPREFKSHLLN from the coding sequence ATGAGTCACTTTAAAACAATCAGTGAGCTAGACCAGGCAGAGGGTTTTCCACCTCCTGAACATCCGCTGTTCAGCTTGAACCTTCTTGAGGGCCCGTCTGCCTTTAGAAAGAACGCGGAGTTCACGTGTGATTGCTATATCATCTGCTTTAAAAAAGTCAAAGCAGGCGAGCTATGGTATGGCAAAACGAAATACGACCACGACAGAGGTCTCATGTTTTTTACAGGACCGCGACAAATTATCACTGCTCGTGGACTTGAATTGGCAGAAAAAGGATTCGCTATTCATCTTCATGAAGATTTTTTGATGGGACATCCTCTCTTCATGGAAATCAAGAAATACAATTTCTTCGATTATGAGATTCATGAAGCGCTTCACCTATCTCCAAGAGAAAAAGAAATTATGTGGTCGTTGTTTCACAAGATGGGAACGGAGTACCACGACAATCCGGATGAGTTCAGCAAGTCCATAATCCTTTCGCATTTGGATTCAATGTTGAAGTATGCCCAACGGTTTTACAAAAGACAATTTGTTGACCGAAAGCCAATACTGGGCAAAGCGATTACGAAGGTCAACGAGAGCCTGGACGCGTATTTCGGAAAAGGTGAGGCAGGAGAAAAGGGATTGCCATCTGTGAACTACATCGCTTCCCAACTTCATCTGTCGCCAAAGTACTTAAGCGACCTATTGAAGGAGGAAACAGGCAAGACTGCTTTAGAACTGATTCATCTCTATGTGATCTCAGAAGCCAAGAACATGCTTATTGCCGGTGATCAAAGTATTTCTGAAATCGCTTACCATCTCGGTTTCCAGAACCCACCATACTTTTCCCGCTTATTCAAAAAGGAAGTTGGCATGAGTCCGAGGGAGTTCAAAAGTCATCTTCTGAATTAA